One stretch of Riemerella columbina DNA includes these proteins:
- a CDS encoding DUF4286 family protein — translation MLIYNVTIHIAPSAEADFVAWMQNEHIQEVLATQCFHKAIFLKNQTENTEKYGAYTCQYFCATATDLDHYYQEFAPALRQKGQQKFGEAMVGTRTEFQVLAAFENP, via the coding sequence ATGCTCATTTATAATGTGACCATACACATTGCACCCAGTGCAGAAGCTGATTTTGTAGCGTGGATGCAAAACGAACACATCCAAGAAGTATTGGCTACGCAGTGTTTCCACAAGGCTATTTTTCTAAAAAACCAAACTGAAAATACCGAGAAATACGGTGCTTATACTTGTCAATATTTCTGCGCAACAGCCACAGACTTAGACCATTATTATCAGGAGTTTGCACCTGCACTGAGACAAAAAGGACAACAGAAATTCGGGGAGGCTATGGTGGGCACTCGCACGGAATTTCAAGTTTTGGCAGCGTTTGAAAATCCTTAA
- a CDS encoding TetR/AcrR family transcriptional regulator, which produces MESSFTEKQINILNAAEALIAEKGFDATSVREIAKNAKVNVAMISYYFGSKEKMMVALYRYRVEKTREIFSLFTQTIAKSAPPVQISEMITFIVRHILKFSYFHGFVTQEMQFNSNLAVFLKDFYDLCIHRLKEAIEQGVITGDFKKMAKPEEMLASLIGTIVFTIRNQFFYENYLPKGKAYLPALEKKLDHYLKCMLFSLLGYEYE; this is translated from the coding sequence ATGGAAAGTAGCTTTACCGAGAAACAAATCAACATCCTTAATGCTGCCGAAGCCTTGATTGCAGAAAAAGGCTTTGATGCCACTTCTGTAAGGGAAATTGCTAAAAATGCCAAGGTTAATGTGGCAATGATTTCCTATTATTTCGGTTCTAAGGAAAAGATGATGGTGGCGCTCTACCGCTATAGAGTAGAGAAAACCCGCGAGATTTTTAGCCTATTTACCCAGACCATTGCCAAGTCTGCGCCGCCAGTTCAGATTTCGGAGATGATTACTTTTATCGTTCGGCATATCCTTAAATTCAGCTATTTTCATGGCTTTGTTACGCAAGAGATGCAGTTTAACTCCAATTTAGCGGTGTTTTTAAAAGACTTTTATGACCTCTGCATTCATCGGCTAAAAGAAGCCATAGAGCAGGGCGTGATTACAGGCGATTTCAAAAAAATGGCAAAGCCAGAAGAAATGTTGGCAAGCCTCATTGGCACCATTGTTTTTACCATCAGAAACCAATTTTTTTATGAAAACTACCTCCCCAAAGGCAAAGCCTACCTGCCAGCATTGGAGAAAAAATTAGACCATTACCTTAAATGTATGCTCTTTTCCCTTTTGGGCTATGAGTACGAATAA
- a CDS encoding DUF3078 domain-containing protein, which translates to MKKTLLMALALVGTTVMAQEQGVPADSTKNWSIIGQNTLMLNQAAFSNWVGGGANNVGWIAGTNYNMTYEKGQDLWENIVILGYGQNNTQGTGTRKTQDIINLSTNYGRKIANHWYASAGAGLQTQFAAGYEDGNNPNAAKISSFMAPGYLMVGAGFTYKPNDNFTMTLRPANARWTFVLDKDLQKAGNFGLKNDGDSSLFQFGFLATAGYKVKLMDNISLINSASVFSNYLDHPERLVLGYNGTLNMKINKYISSVITLDLIYDHNQIQKTQLKQTLGVGFAYTIDNGVKRSEAKENQSWK; encoded by the coding sequence ATGAAAAAAACACTTTTGATGGCTTTAGCTTTAGTTGGTACTACGGTTATGGCTCAAGAACAAGGCGTTCCTGCGGATAGCACTAAAAATTGGTCTATCATTGGACAAAACACTTTAATGCTTAACCAAGCGGCTTTCTCTAACTGGGTAGGCGGTGGAGCTAATAATGTAGGTTGGATTGCTGGGACCAACTACAATATGACTTACGAAAAAGGGCAAGACCTTTGGGAAAACATCGTTATTTTAGGCTACGGACAGAATAACACCCAAGGGACTGGAACCAGAAAAACCCAAGACATCATCAACCTTTCTACTAACTATGGTAGAAAGATCGCTAACCACTGGTATGCATCTGCTGGGGCTGGATTACAAACTCAATTTGCTGCTGGTTACGAAGATGGCAACAACCCTAACGCTGCTAAAATCTCCAGCTTTATGGCACCTGGATACCTTATGGTAGGAGCTGGTTTCACTTACAAACCAAACGACAATTTCACGATGACACTACGCCCTGCTAACGCCAGATGGACTTTCGTTTTAGACAAAGACCTTCAGAAAGCGGGTAACTTCGGGTTGAAAAATGATGGAGATTCTTCTCTATTCCAATTCGGGTTCTTAGCTACAGCGGGTTACAAAGTTAAGTTAATGGACAACATCTCCCTCATCAACTCTGCTTCTGTATTCTCTAACTATTTAGACCACCCAGAAAGATTGGTTTTAGGTTACAATGGGACTTTAAACATGAAGATCAACAAATACATCTCTTCTGTCATTACCCTTGACCTCATCTACGACCACAACCAAATCCAGAAAACACAGCTTAAACAAACCCTTGGCGTAGGTTTCGCTTATACCATTGACAATGGTGTAAAACGCTCTGAAGCTAAAGAAAACCAAAGCTGGAAATAA